From a single Loigolactobacillus coryniformis subsp. coryniformis KCTC 3167 = DSM 20001 genomic region:
- a CDS encoding tyrosine-type recombinase/integrase: MDYIEYNRVGKVLNMIASPYHDQLKRQRQAKGEALTAQELLDWLEALEEDYQAGKITLMQHLLFLLTLHVGDRKSETYGLQWRHIDLKTNSLFIIQSLSKSKQLKDTKGHKFTQLTIPEELVSEIAEWKAQQAEELAQIGIEQTSEQFVFTYTDFRGHMNVPLHSDYLNYRIKSIHHRHPELAKLHPHKLRHTFGTLAREGGASLEDISEALTHSDLATTKIYVNTPDIISTKVHEMFVNRLKKERTKKRQIR; this comes from the coding sequence ATGGATTACATTGAATATAATCGCGTTGGTAAGGTATTAAACATGATAGCGTCTCCTTATCATGATCAGCTGAAAAGGCAACGTCAAGCGAAAGGAGAAGCACTCACGGCGCAAGAACTGCTAGATTGGCTCGAAGCACTAGAAGAAGACTATCAAGCTGGCAAAATCACATTAATGCAGCACTTACTTTTCTTACTGACCTTACATGTAGGTGACCGTAAAAGTGAAACTTATGGTCTACAATGGCGCCACATCGATTTAAAGACTAATTCACTATTCATCATTCAGAGTCTTTCCAAATCTAAACAGCTCAAAGATACTAAAGGCCATAAGTTCACTCAACTAACTATTCCAGAAGAACTGGTTAGTGAGATTGCAGAATGGAAAGCGCAACAAGCTGAAGAGTTAGCGCAGATTGGAATTGAACAAACATCTGAACAATTTGTATTCACGTATACCGATTTTCGTGGTCACATGAATGTTCCCTTACATTCTGACTACCTAAATTACCGAATCAAGTCGATCCATCATCGGCATCCAGAATTAGCTAAATTACACCCACACAAGTTGCGCCACACTTTTGGTACACTTGCCCGTGAAGGTGGTGCTTCCCTTGAGGATATCTCCGAAGCACTCACCCATTCTGACTTAGCAACAACAAAGATCTACGTTAATACACCGGATATCATTTCCACCAAGGTGCACGAAATGTTCGTGAATCGTTTAAAAAAAGAGCGCACAAAAAAACGCCAGATTAGATAA
- the rplM gene encoding 50S ribosomal protein L13, whose translation MRSTYLAKPGEVEHKWYVVDATDIALGRLSTVVASILRGKNKPTFTPNVDTGDHVIIINAEKVLLTGRKATDKIYYHHTLHPGGLKQISAGELREKNPVRLLELSIKGMLPKNTLGHAQFMKLHVYAGPEHKNAAQQPETLDITNLI comes from the coding sequence GTGCGCTCAACATATTTAGCAAAACCAGGCGAAGTAGAACACAAATGGTACGTTGTCGATGCAACTGATATTGCATTAGGCCGTTTATCCACAGTTGTGGCTTCTATCTTACGCGGTAAAAACAAACCAACATTTACACCAAACGTTGATACTGGTGACCACGTCATCATCATCAATGCAGAAAAAGTACTCTTAACTGGCCGTAAAGCGACTGATAAGATTTACTATCATCATACCCTTCATCCAGGCGGTTTGAAGCAGATTTCTGCAGGCGAATTGCGTGAAAAGAACCCAGTTCGTTTATTGGAATTATCCATCAAAGGGATGCTTCCAAAGAACACATTGGGTCATGCTCAATTTATGAAATTGCATGTTTACGCAGGTCCTGAACATAAGAATGCTGCACAACAACCAGAAACTTTGGATATTACAAACCTAATTTAA
- the rpsI gene encoding 30S ribosomal protein S9 yields MAEKVQYIGTGRRKNSVARVRLVPGTGKITINGKDQTDYIPFANIREDMVQPFGITDTNDSYDVFVNVNGGGFSGQAGAIRHGISRALLNVDPDFRGPLKRAGLLTRDPRMKERKKPGLKKARKASQFSKR; encoded by the coding sequence TTGGCAGAAAAAGTTCAATATATTGGTACAGGCCGTCGTAAAAACTCAGTTGCCCGTGTACGTTTAGTACCAGGTACTGGTAAAATTACGATCAACGGTAAAGACCAAACAGATTATATTCCATTTGCAAATATTCGCGAAGATATGGTTCAACCATTTGGTATCACTGATACAAATGATAGTTACGATGTTTTCGTTAACGTTAACGGCGGTGGCTTCTCTGGCCAAGCCGGCGCAATTCGTCATGGTATTTCACGGGCACTATTAAACGTAGACCCTGATTTCCGTGGACCTTTAAAACGCGCAGGTCTCTTAACTCGTGACCCACGTATGAAAGAACGTAAGAAGCCAGGCTTGAAGAAAGCTCGTAAGGCTAGTCAGTTCTCAAAGCGTTAA
- a CDS encoding IS30 family transposase: protein MKEVFVLMQEQSITPRPKGHHLSEIERGQIAAWHIEGCSARQIAIRLGVCHQTVNNELKRGRVTQVKRVNNQKHYFEIYSPEAAQNRYEIKRQNCGRPLKFSQVTAFLAYFDDKFCHEGWSPDAAVGYARKHRLFKPAKMVCTKTLYNYIDAQLLEIRNLDLLEKTKRRTTQHYSHQHQRLLGRSIEERPKRVETRHEFGHFEIDTVIGKRAGSESVLLTFTERKTRYEIVRLIEGKDAESVAYAMQNITAEFGDVMRTVTADNGTEFTTLTAALEGIAETYYAHPYSSAERATNEVHNRILRRYFPKGQSLDLATPSLVRQAESRLNHLPRRLLKFCTPAEVFRKELARARKGRAA, encoded by the coding sequence ATGAAAGAAGTTTTCGTCTTGATGCAAGAACAGTCTATCACACCACGCCCAAAAGGTCACCATTTATCGGAAATCGAACGCGGTCAAATCGCCGCTTGGCACATTGAAGGATGCTCAGCACGGCAAATAGCGATTCGATTAGGCGTCTGCCACCAGACCGTCAATAATGAGCTCAAGCGTGGTCGAGTCACGCAAGTTAAACGCGTTAATAATCAGAAACACTACTTTGAAATTTACAGCCCTGAAGCCGCTCAGAATCGCTATGAAATAAAGCGGCAAAACTGTGGACGTCCATTAAAATTTAGCCAAGTGACGGCCTTCTTAGCCTACTTTGATGATAAGTTCTGCCATGAGGGTTGGTCGCCGGACGCTGCTGTTGGTTATGCCCGTAAGCACCGGTTATTTAAGCCGGCCAAAATGGTCTGTACGAAGACTTTGTACAACTATATCGATGCGCAACTATTGGAGATCCGTAACCTTGATCTGCTGGAAAAAACAAAACGCCGGACGACCCAGCACTACTCGCACCAACATCAGCGCCTACTCGGTCGTAGTATTGAAGAACGGCCAAAGCGAGTAGAAACGCGCCACGAGTTTGGTCATTTTGAGATCGATACTGTCATTGGCAAACGTGCTGGTAGCGAGAGTGTCCTATTAACGTTTACCGAACGTAAAACGCGCTATGAGATTGTCCGCTTGATCGAGGGTAAAGACGCTGAATCTGTGGCTTATGCCATGCAAAATATTACGGCTGAATTCGGTGACGTTATGCGGACAGTTACGGCGGATAACGGAACAGAGTTCACCACGCTAACGGCTGCGCTTGAGGGTATTGCCGAGACTTATTATGCCCACCCTTATAGCTCGGCCGAACGCGCCACTAATGAGGTCCACAATCGTATACTCAGACGTTACTTTCCTAAGGGGCAATCACTCGATCTAGCTACACCCAGTCTGGTCCGTCAAGCTGAATCTCGGCTCAACCATCTCCCGCGCCGCTTACTTAAGTTCTGTACACCAGCTGAAGTATTTCGAAAGGAATTAGCACGTGCGCGCAAAGGCCGAGCCGCCTAA
- a CDS encoding arsenic metallochaperone ArsD family protein, with protein sequence MQPVCGPSVNKIFVQTTAIQRHVNADGKNLIIRRNLTQNPDAFARNHQIQALLEKYGIAILPITIVDGIITKQGGYPTFQEFSNYLHQDLSRARVH encoded by the coding sequence GTGCAACCGGTGTGTGGGCCTAGCGTAAATAAAATATTCGTTCAAACAACTGCGATTCAACGACATGTTAATGCGGATGGTAAGAACCTGATTATCCGTAGAAATCTCACTCAAAATCCAGATGCTTTTGCTCGTAATCATCAGATACAGGCGTTGCTAGAAAAATATGGGATTGCGATTTTACCCATAACCATAGTTGATGGGATAATTACTAAACAAGGTGGATATCCAACCTTCCAGGAATTTTCAAATTATTTACATCAAGATTTAAGTCGTGCACGCGTCCATTAA
- a CDS encoding helix-turn-helix transcriptional regulator translates to MIGDDIIATSEFTIVISDQQQNKLRSEIYQLIMSEVKKVREDAAIGARYLKKKDLCDYLQIANNTLDNWIAQGLPVIIVGGCVRFDRPAVDDWLKNRADELNHSR, encoded by the coding sequence TTGATTGGAGATGATATTATCGCTACTTCAGAGTTTACAATCGTTATTAGCGACCAACAACAAAATAAGCTGCGTTCAGAAATCTACCAACTAATTATGAGTGAAGTCAAAAAAGTACGTGAAGATGCAGCAATCGGTGCTCGTTATCTAAAGAAAAAGGATTTATGTGATTATTTACAAATTGCTAACAATACATTAGATAATTGGATTGCTCAAGGCTTGCCGGTAATTATTGTTGGCGGTTGTGTTCGCTTTGATCGTCCAGCAGTTGATGACTGGTTAAAGAATAGAGCTGACGAATTAAATCATTCGAGGTAA
- a CDS encoding sigma-70 family RNA polymerase sigma factor yields MSDQDVKQAFSHYAKLSLVNKTRSLYSQEQHQVPQMSLNEETVEYPIEERPPIVKLLTAEQAVHLEEYFVNERLIMSVARLTDLQKKLLYYKYVEQLSDKAIGQIFHVSSQAISKQHRKVLSKIGAKFYD; encoded by the coding sequence ATGTCTGATCAAGATGTCAAACAAGCTTTTTCACACTACGCCAAGCTATCACTCGTAAACAAAACTCGCTCACTCTATTCGCAAGAACAACACCAGGTTCCCCAAATGTCGTTGAATGAAGAAACAGTCGAGTATCCAATTGAGGAAAGACCACCGATTGTTAAGTTGCTTACAGCAGAACAGGCTGTCCATCTTGAAGAGTATTTTGTTAATGAACGCCTAATTATGTCAGTAGCCAGATTAACTGATTTACAAAAGAAGCTGCTTTATTATAAGTACGTTGAGCAACTGTCAGATAAGGCAATCGGCCAAATCTTTCATGTTAGTAGCCAAGCGATTTCCAAACAACATCGCAAGGTGTTAAGCAAAATCGGCGCAAAATTCTACGACTAG
- a CDS encoding helix-turn-helix domain-containing protein: MNYTETIYAAQHGDPLAMARILEEFQPLIISITCWGQFKFDEDRYQILSEHFIRTVYKFDLERYL; this comes from the coding sequence ATGAATTATACCGAAACGATTTACGCCGCACAGCATGGTGATCCCCTTGCCATGGCACGGATATTGGAAGAATTTCAGCCACTAATTATTAGCATCACTTGTTGGGGTCAATTTAAATTTGACGAGGATCGTTATCAAATATTGAGTGAACATTTCATTCGCACCGTCTATAAATTTGATTTAGAGCGGTATTTATAG
- a CDS encoding FAD-dependent oxidoreductase: MANKAEKLLIIGGSDAGVSAALKAKELKPELEVQVLLADEYPNLSICGLPYAISGEVANWRSLAHRGLKELTATGVKFQMNMIAEKIDSQQHEVVVHSLSGELKVYHYNHLVVATGAKPKLSHIKGVDLSRTQQSRKVHVLHTMADYFAIEKNLATNDTQEVAIVGSGYIGIEMAEALKKRQLDVTIFQRSTEILSTVDADLGQIVHRKLSMNSVNVVTGLTVSEINENNRNVEVIGLNERHKSEAYKFDLVLIVVGVQPNAELLIKAGATTGIAGAIKVDQYMHTSLPDIWAAGDLVETKHHLLGETYLPLGTTAHKQGRTAGFNIAGIQRAFKGSIGTQVLKVFDLVVARAGLLASEAIHAGFDPLTVTTVVDDHKAYFPGSQKIRIRITGDKKTGRLLGVQLIGHYGSEVAKRSDIFATAIFNDMTVAEISDLDLSYSPPVGSPWDAVQIAAQNWEQQNTKYLLPLNRKPV, encoded by the coding sequence GTGGCAAATAAAGCGGAAAAATTATTGATTATTGGTGGTAGTGATGCAGGGGTTTCAGCTGCCCTAAAAGCCAAAGAACTAAAACCAGAACTCGAAGTTCAAGTTTTGTTGGCAGATGAATATCCCAATTTGTCAATTTGTGGTTTACCTTATGCAATCAGTGGTGAGGTAGCTAATTGGCGGTCATTGGCTCATCGCGGTTTGAAAGAATTGACCGCGACCGGTGTCAAGTTTCAAATGAACATGATTGCAGAAAAAATTGACTCACAGCAACATGAAGTTGTGGTACATTCGCTTTCAGGTGAGTTAAAAGTATATCACTATAATCACTTGGTTGTGGCAACCGGGGCAAAACCCAAGCTATCGCATATTAAGGGTGTTGATCTATCACGAACACAACAGTCGCGCAAAGTCCATGTTCTGCACACAATGGCGGATTACTTTGCAATCGAAAAAAATCTAGCTACAAATGATACTCAAGAAGTGGCAATTGTTGGTTCGGGCTATATTGGGATTGAAATGGCAGAAGCCCTAAAAAAACGCCAATTAGATGTAACTATTTTTCAGCGCAGTACAGAAATACTTTCCACTGTAGATGCTGATTTAGGCCAAATTGTTCATCGAAAATTATCTATGAATTCAGTTAATGTTGTTACTGGCTTAACCGTTTCAGAAATAAACGAAAACAATCGAAATGTGGAAGTTATTGGCTTAAATGAACGTCATAAGTCAGAAGCTTATAAGTTCGATTTAGTGTTAATTGTAGTTGGGGTGCAACCTAATGCCGAATTACTTATTAAGGCTGGAGCAACAACGGGAATTGCAGGTGCAATCAAGGTTGATCAATATATGCATACCTCATTACCTGATATATGGGCGGCTGGTGATTTAGTAGAAACAAAACACCATTTGCTAGGCGAAACGTATTTACCATTAGGTACAACTGCTCATAAACAGGGACGAACTGCAGGCTTTAATATTGCAGGTATTCAACGTGCCTTTAAAGGTAGTATCGGAACACAGGTTTTAAAAGTATTCGATTTAGTGGTTGCACGAGCTGGGTTATTAGCAAGTGAGGCAATACATGCAGGGTTCGATCCTCTAACGGTAACCACCGTTGTTGATGATCATAAGGCCTATTTCCCCGGCTCTCAAAAAATTAGAATCAGAATTACTGGTGATAAGAAAACTGGGCGGCTCTTAGGTGTACAGCTAATTGGTCATTATGGTAGTGAAGTGGCTAAACGTAGTGATATTTTTGCAACAGCAATTTTTAATGATATGACTGTGGCTGAAATCAGCGATCTGGACTTATCCTATTCACCACCAGTCGGATCACCTTGGGATGCGGTCCAAATTGCAGCACAAAATTGGGAACAACAAAACACAAAATATTTATTACCCTTAAATCGAAAACCTGTCTAA